Proteins from a single region of Amblyomma americanum isolate KBUSLIRL-KWMA chromosome 10, ASM5285725v1, whole genome shotgun sequence:
- the LOC144106895 gene encoding post-GPI attachment to proteins factor 2-like, whose product MEAGAILMDDVMLRFKLHNLVYLSSALRFLGLVLSFVTPALLWGTAARADTSCMVYDLLPSLDPFVGVAPQRRVWSLALVLDLNPSLVLAFLHWHYLSRRAVLVAHQERALFTLVTHAGLALHVAETLSLSLVSGLRGNQEYPAYERIYTHFVVSSLMFMLCACVALRMCQHEQGHRARRSLRIKASILAVAASVGAALLVYVHQHHAVCVDREHSWFPVCQWIYACCHVLFHLTFVLDIPNREVIVGTARRRPLSRDSRYG is encoded by the exons ATGGAAGCAGGAGCCATTCTCATGGACGACGTCATGCTGCGCTTCAAGCTCCACAACCTCGTGTACCTGTCCTCGGCACTTCGCTTCCTCGGACTCGTGCTCAGCTTCGTGACGCCGGCGCTGCTCTGGGGCACAGCTGCAAGGGCCGACACATCGTGCATG GTCTACGACCTGTTGCCGTCGTTGGACCCGTTCGTGGGCGTGGCGCCACAGCGACGCGTATGGAGCCTGGCGCTGGTGCTGGACCTGAACCCGAGCCTGGTGCTCGCCTTCCTGCACTGGCACTACCTGAGCCGGCGCGCGGTGCTGGTGGCGCACCAGGAGCGTGCCCTCTTCACTCTCGTCACGCACGCCGGCCTCGCGCTGCACGTGGCCGAGACGCTCTCGCTAAGCCTCGTCTCGGGCCTGCGCGGCAACCAGGAGTACCCGGCGTACGAGAGGATCTACACCCACTTCGTGGTCAGCTCGCTCATGTTCATGCTCTGCGCATGCGTGGCTCTCCGCATGTGCCAGCACGAACAGGGACACAGG GCCCGCCGGTCGCTGCGCATCAAGgcaagcatcctggccgtggcagcATCGGTGGGAGCAGCCTTGCTCGTCTACGTCCACCAACACCACGCGGTTTGCGTCGACAGAG AGCACAGCTGGTTCCCGGTGTGCCAGTGGATTTACGCCTGCTGCCACGTGCTCTTCCACTTGACCTTCGTCTTGGACATCCCCAACCGGGAGGTCATCGTGGGCACCGCACGGCGGAGGCCACTGAGCAGAGACAGCCGTTACGGCTGA